The Triticum aestivum cultivar Chinese Spring chromosome 7B, IWGSC CS RefSeq v2.1, whole genome shotgun sequence genome window below encodes:
- the LOC123160591 gene encoding protein tumorous imaginal discs, mitochondrial, translating to MATWETPASLPTVAQTCRSFRRAEPQPNRNRLLHLLPTYPHAAASSIPSFQPLQLHHAVNRANITSGTRARRVVQIHLAIPFLAHGTPMAVAGGMALSLRVPSSSASPAVGRRQRAAVRCGATRARPAVPGGGLEEDHYRTLRLAPGASRGEVKRAFRRLALQYHPDVVRDGHQDDDGVDFQRINAAYQRVMSNIRETEARLEYWRRRYGLADEDLDRYRHYLNDEDEDDWFADL from the coding sequence ATGGCAACGTGGGAAACACCGGCGAGCCTGCCAACCGTCGCCCAAACGTGCCGCTCCTTCCGGCGAGCCGAACCCCAACCAAACCGcaaccgcctcctccacctcctccctacaTATCCCCACGCGGCAGCGTCGTCCATTCCAAGTTTCCAGCCATTGCAGCTCCACCACGCGGTCAACAGAGCGAACATCACATCCGGAACCAGAGCTCGCAGAGTTGTCCAGATCCACCTCGCGATTCCATTTCTTGCACACGGCACACCCATGGCTGTCGCCGGAGGAATGGCGCTGAGCCTGCGCGTCCCGTCGTCTTCGGCGTCGCCGGCGGTGGGGCGGCGCCAGCGGGCAGCGGTGAGGTGCGGGGCGACGCGGGCGAGGCCGGCCGTCCCGGGCGGGGGGCTGGAGGAGGACCACTACCGGACGCTGAGGCTCGCGCCGGGGGCCTCCAGGGGCGAGGTCAAGAGGGCCTTCCGCCGCCTCGCGCTGCAGTACCACCCGGACGTCGTGCGGGACGGCCACCAAGACGACGACGGCGTGGACTTCCAGCGGATCAACGCGGCGTACCAGAGGGTGATGAGCAACATACGGGAGACGGAGGCGAGGCTCGAGTACTGGCGCCGCCGCTACGGCCTCGCCGACGAGGACCTCGACCGCTACCG